The genomic window TATAAGGCAACCAGAAATGGACAGttatccttactttttttttcttcttttttttttctttttctttttcttgtgttgtgTGGTCAGTGTGTGTAACTTTCCGCTTCTTAATTATTGCTTGATTATTGGCCCTAAAATAATGTGCTTCATTGTAACTTACTATGCAATTGTTTTTCCTATTTTGCCTTTGTAGGTCATTCAAAATAGGGTTGTAAGTTGGTTGAAAAAACAAATCTGAATTTAGGAGGAGAAAATAAGCTAGGAAAAACAGTTATGGGTTATTGTCAAATcagattaattcatttatttatttatttattcttttttattattattatttttttaggtgCTTGCACATATTTTAAacaaattttatttttgaatCAAAAATTGTATCATCTGGTTATGACTTTAAAGACCATTTAAGTTAAGTATTTTTTTATGACCAATAGATAATGAATACTTAATCTTATCTGTTCTTATTGATTGTGTGTTAATGTTTGGTTATTTGAGTGATTATATATGGATATCATTCATGGTTATTTGATTGTGTATATGATTCATATTTGTTTGAATAATgagttttatttgcttttttttgtgtgtgtgtgtgtgtttgtgtttgcgtgtgcgtgtgtgtttggttatttgAGTGATTGTATATGGATATCATTCATGGTTATTTGGTTGTGTATATGATTCCTAACTATTTGTTTGAATAATgagttttatttgctttttgtgtgtgtgtgtttgtttgcttgtttgtatttgtttatttgtttgtgtttgtttgtgtttgtttgaatttgtttgtttgtgtgtgtgtgtgtgtgtgtgtgtgtgtgtgtgtgtgtgtgtgtgtgtgtgtgtgtgtgtgtgtgtgtgtgtgtgtgtgtgtgtgtgtacatatatagtacatgtttgtgtgtggttacATAAATAGTTTTCCTCCGGGAACTGTGATATAAAACCAGGATCAGTGTAGTGACTGTATTTgtaacatttttgtttgtttgtttgcttgcattTTACTGTATGGAAGATTATGTATGTTATGCTCAAGAACTttggaaatacatatatcatttattaaagaaaatataaaagagagccAGTGTATTGTAATATCCACCTGTAGAGATTGAGTGGGGTGATGATATTGACAACTTGAATCTCACTGGAATCAGATATTGAGTGTACTGAAGATAATAACAAGCTACTACAATTTCTTCTGCTTTTTGTTTTGGCTGTTGAAGGAATCCTGATTGATAAGGAAAGACTTCATCATTGAATTCAGTCATGAGAACAGGGTAGATGCACGTTGCTGTTGTGCACTCTCTGCTGTGAGGTGGTGTAACCTGGTAGTGTACAATGAAGCCATAAGTATTCACCCCAGTTTAGTTgtgtaataggaggaggaggaggcaaggctTTGGCAAGGACACATCAGATGCATGAGAGTTATATGAATAAGAAATGTGTGGGAAATAGATCTCTGGAGGTTACTAGGCAGCTGCCCAAAGAATATAGTTTGTGGTCCAGGATGCTCTTGTTGTTGGCGTTATTGAATGTGGCGGTTTCATTGTAGGAGTTTATTTTTAGAAatgatacatttttatttttaagactCAAggatagttttgttattgttttgctgttgatGGCAAGGAAGAACTTTGGGATGAAATTGTTTTGGTGTATTGTATGATAATAAGATACATATCTCTACTGTTTTTTCTTTAAAAGTATTTATTTGAGATTTATTTGTTTCAAGTGGTCTATTTCTATAAGAAAAGTTCTGGGAAAATGTTAATTTACCAGGAACAGTACTGAATGCTTGTGTTTATTACTAAGTGACAAGAATGTGGCAAGAATGTGAGAGATCTGTTGTCAGGAGCTGATTGACATTCAGAACATTCAGTATACTGAGAAATGATGGAGTGGGAGGTGTATTTATTCAGTATTATCCACTGTGTGTTGACATCACAGGGATAATAGGCATCTTGTGTATTGTTTCTTGCCTTTTTCTTTATCAGAATCATTAAGCAGACAGATGAGGGATGATAATGAATTTGCAATACATTATAGACACTAGTGTGATAAACATGTTATTTTGGTAATTTACAGCCATTCAAAGGAACGTACTTGACATTTAGAGCCAAGGTTATAGCACAGAAAATGACAATACTCATAAAGCAGTTAAGGCTGTCATTATATTTTTAAGAAACAAagatcagtttaaaaaaaaaaaaaaaaataatgaaggagtGTTTAGGTGTGAATGTTCCATATTTCAGAAAGTTTTAAGTCAGTTGTGCAGAGTATTTGATAAAGTTTCATGGCTTGTAGTTTGCATGATATCGAATTATGACCTGAAATATTTATTAGTTAACGTTTTTCTCTGAAGGTGGGAGACAGCAAAGCAGCTACacaacagacaaatatatattatgaagctAAGTTTAGTCAGCTTATTCCAAGATATGACACTAAATTACAAAGTAAGGCAACCAGGTGCTTAATTAGATGGATCTTTGCCCAAAATGAAAGTGGATAACGTGGGTTTGAATCCCAGTATCGACAAGTTATTATGGGAGCACATGTGTGTCCAGTGTGTTGTGCTTATGCATGCAGTAAATGTTGAAAATTTGCAAGTATCAAGTGTGTGATACCTGTTAATTGCTTTCTTGTAAACATAACCGCTCTGCATAAGAACTCTGCCAGGCTTGCAACCTGTTATTGCGTATGTATACATCTCCTGATATGGAGATCCATCAAGATATATTGTATTGAAACATTTTTATTTGAATTACAATAAGCTATTGGAAAGTAAAACATTTCCATATAAAAAATGACATAGCTGTTAGAGGATTGATtgctcgagaaaaaaaaagaagttaacaaagaattttttttttccaggacgACGGGTGACTCATTATATGAGACACTAGGGCTGCAGAAGCAAGCTACAACAGATGAGATCAAGAAGACGTACCGCAAATTAGCACTTAAGTATCACCCTGACAAGAACCCCAATAATCCCGAAGCTGCGGAAAAGGTACGGACAGTGGGAATTCCCCCCTTTTGAAAGCTTGGGCTGTCTGCGTAGTTgggtccctctcccctccactggTATATTATTGATATGCTTAGAGATTTTGTGGTCATATCCTTTTTTCTAGGGCAATGGTGTGAATCAGACCCTCATTGTCAGAAATCAGTAATTGGTTTGTTTACAGTGAGTAAAAGTCAGGTGTGCTATTGTTTGGTTAGCTGACCAGCATGCATGCACTGTCTCTTTAGTCACTAGTATTTAGACATGATATAAACTCTGTATTTTTGTGATCATTGTTTAGAATATTTTTGGGGGGTTTACTGCTGCTTCAATgtatattatttgcattatatatatgtatattgcatatatattgatttattcagtcatttatatatatatatatatatatatatatatatatatatccatgggggatttatgaagatatatatttagcattgttataatttttatttttttttatttattttcacacaaaaaaaaaaaaaaaaaaaaaaaaaacggttatcaATCCAGCTAAAGGTGAAGAAAATTTTAAGCAGAGCTGCAATACCTGAAGCCACACAAAAGACCGCTTGATTTTTAACCTAGAAAATATTGTAAGATTTCTCTGTGTAGGGAGCAGCAGAGATAAGGAATGGATTCCAAGCCTAATAGATTTATGGTTATTATCCATATAGTTGGCTCTCAAACTTGACTTTTATTTTCACGGATGTTTTCTCTGTATTTAGTGTGAATGATGACCagtgtgttgttttttggttcATTGGCTTATAAAAGTGTTTATTTAAAATTAAAtgtcttgtatgtatgtgtttaggtaTTGATTTGTCTGatgattctgtttattttttcatgaagGAAGTTGAGAGTAATATCATTTTTATGTGATTGCAGTTCAAGGAAATCAACCATGCCCATGGTATTCTCAGCGATGCTACAAAGAGGAACATATACGACAACTATGGTTCACTTGGCCTTTACATTGCCGAGCAGTTTGGCGAAGAAAATGTCAATACGTATTTCTTAGTGAACTCTGGTTGGTGCAAGGTAAGGCTCTATTGCAGTGCATTAtgtggtattctctctctctgtgtctctctctctctctcgctctctctctctctctctctctctctctctctctctctctctctctctctctctctctctctctctctctctctctctctctctctctctctgtctgtgtctctctctctctctgtctgtgtctctctctctctctgtctgtgtctctctctctctctctctctctctctctctctctctctctctctctctctctctctctctctctctctctctctctctctctctctctctctctgtctgtgtctctctctctctctctctgtctgtgtctctctctctctctctctgtctgtgtctcttctctctctctctctgtctgtgtctctctctctctctctctgtctgtgtctctctctctctctctctgtctgtgtctctttctctctctctctctgtctctctctctctctctctctctctgtctgtctctctctctctctctctctgtctgtgtctctctctctctctctctgtctgtgtctctctctctctctctctgtctgtgtctctctctctctctctctgtctgtgtctctctctctctctctctgtctgtgtctctctctctctctctctgtctgtgtctctctctctctctctctgtctgtgtctctctctctctctctctgtctgtgtctctctctctctgtctgtgtctctctctctctctctctgtctgtgtctctctctctctctctctctgtctgtgtctctctctctctctctctgtctgtgtctctctctctctctctctgtctgtgtctctctctctctctctctgtctgtgtctctctctctctctctctgtctgtgtctctctctctctctctctctgtctctctctctctctctctctctctctctctctctctctctctctctctctctctctctctctctctctctctctctctctctctctctctctctctctctctctctctctctctctctctctctgtctgtctgtctgtctctctctctctctctctctctctctctctctctctctctctctctctctctctctctctctctctctctctctctctctctctctctctctctctctgtctgtgtctctctctctctctctctctctctgtctgtgtctctctctctctctctctctgtctgtgtctctctctctctctctctctctctctctctctctctctctctctctctctctctctctctctctctctctctctctctctctctctctctctctctctgtctgtctgtctgtgtctctctttctctctctctgtctgtctgtctgtgtctctctttctctctctctgtctgtgtctctctctctctctctctctctctctctctctctctctctctctctctctctctctctctctctctctctctctctctctctctctctctgtctctctgtgtctctctctctctctcgtctgtgtctctctctctctctgtctgtctctctctctctgtctctctctctctctctctctctctctctctctctctctctatctctctctctctctctctctctctctctctctctctctctctctctgtgtctttctctctctctgtgtctctctctctctatctgtctctctctctctctatctgtctctctctctctctatctgtctctctctctctctatctgtctctctctctctctatctgtgtatctctctctctatctgtgtctctctctctctccccctctccccctatcccactctccccctctctctctctccccctctctcccctctccctctccctctctctccctctccctctctctccctctccctctccctctccctctctctccctctccctctctctccctctccccctctctccctctcccctctctctctccctctcccctctctctccctctcccctctctctccctctcccctctctctccctctcccctctctctccctctccccctctctccctctctctccctctcccctctcccctctccctctcccctctccctctccctctccctctcccctctccctctccctctccctctccctctccctctccctctccctctcctctccctctctctccctctctctccctctctctctctctctctctgtctctctctgtctctctctctctctctctctctctctctctctctctctctctctctctctctctctctctctctctctctctcttctctctctctctgtgtctctctctctctctgtgtctctctctctctatctgtctctctctctctctatctgtctctctctctctctctatctgtctctctctctctctatctgtgtatctctctctctatctgtgtctctctctctctccccctctccccctatcccactctccccctctctctctctccccctctctccctctccctctccctctctctccctctccctctctctccctctccctctctctccctctccctctctctccctctccccctctctccctctccccctctctccctctcccctctccctctccctccccctctccctctccctctccctctccctctccctctccctctccctctccctctccctctccctctccctctccctctccctctctctccctctctctccctctctccctctctctctatctctccctctctctctcactctctctctccctctctctctctccctctctctctcttcctctctctctctctctctccctctctctctctctctctctctctctctctctctctctctctctctccctctctctccctctccctctccctctccctctcctctctctctctctctctctctctctctctctctctctctctctctctctctctctctctctctctctctctctctctccccctctctctccccactcccactccccactccccactccccactccccctttccccccaagtcttttccttctcactctctttctcccagtccctctctatcttcctctccagaTGAAGTGCCTCAATGCAACAAATCCAGAAACTGACACATAGACAGCCCATTTGACTTCATGAATGTAATATTTGTGTTTCTTCTTTCAGGCGCTCTTCCTCTTCTGTGGCCTGATCACAGGTTGCTATCTGTGCTGTTGCTTCTGTTGCTGCTTCAACTTCTGCTGCGGCAAATGCAAACCTCGACCTCCAGATGAGACTGGGGACTACCATAATCTCAACGTAAGTGCACTGCGGATGTACATGTTCAGggattgtctttattttatttatgtatttttttctgaaaagaaagggaaattggtagttttttttatttaacttgtaCCTTACTAGTTATTGATTATCTAaggtttgttgttgatgttaaatATGGAGGCCATCATTATATTTGGGTGTTTTCTTAATATCCTTTGTAaattatgtatgtgagtgtgagataTCAGTATTATGTCAGACCTATACAATGGTGTTGTTTTATATTGTTCATGGTATTTCTGTGTACATGTAAGTATGAGGATGAGAGAACATTATTGTATGCACATTTACATGTGCATTTGTGTCGGTTTACATCAGTCTTTGTGTGTCTGAACTTCCTAAACAGGCTATCTATTCTACTCTAAGTTGTTATTGATAGGAAGATTGAAATATCACTGCTTAGTAACTTTGAGGTACTCATTTCTCTCATAGAGGTTTTATAGTTAAATAATTATCTTGTATCCATTGCTTTTTTGTGCCATACACGTAGATTTGATCTCCTGTACATAGACTTCACAAGTAATTTTTGCAAAAGGAAAAAGTTTGAGAGAGTGAAAGTATTTCAAGTGGGTAGTTATAATGCACAGTTTCTTTCTGTATTCTCAAAAAGTGTTAATGGCCTCCATTTTATTGCTGCTTTTTTTCTCCAGGATTATTCAGCTGGATAACTATCAGTACAGATATTGTGTAAGCATGGATCTTTAATGATAGAATTGTGATCATCTTTAGAGAGTCTGTAACTTGAATCAATTTTGAAATAATCAAGTTTAGGTTAATTATGTGATTTGTCCTAAGCAGCTTGTACATCTTGTGCAAGCTGAGGTCAGTTCTCACCTGCAGTAATAAGGAAAGATAAGTTGTACAGGTTGTGGGAGAACTATGACCTGTAGTTATAAgagataatgtttttttctaaagtcttttttttatgtagtgaaaggtttttatttactttttatcttttttaattctcaaaaaaatagtaaattccttcttccctttagcTCTCTCAGTACTGTTTAGTGATTTTGTAgggattatatatgatattaaagaTAGAATTATAGAAGCCATACTTTGTTGGTGTGTCAACTCCCACTCATTAGCCCATGCACTGTTGTTGGCTTGTACTTGGGCTAGATTCAGTCCCTTTCACTTATTATGGTATttgacctttttctttttcttgtatctgT from Penaeus chinensis breed Huanghai No. 1 chromosome 24, ASM1920278v2, whole genome shotgun sequence includes these protein-coding regions:
- the LOC125038367 gene encoding dnaJ homolog subfamily C member 5-like isoform X3, producing the protein MDRRKLSTTGDSLYETLGLQKQATTDEIKKTYRKLALKYHPDKNPNNPEAAEKFKEINHAHGILSDATKRNIYDNYGSLGLYIAEQFGEENVNTYFLVNSGWCKALFLFCGLITGCYLCCCFCCCFNFCCGKCKPRPPDETGDYHNLNPDQAEGVHTVQPGTSRKKEDLSDDEEGKAAGEPPVTSQPPPSTNPFRTPGAGEPSSGGAPQPVFAMPPPQPSPNPTNPFAMGAGATENTSLNASSQPTYYTPGMSQNASPSHGQY
- the LOC125038367 gene encoding dnaJ homolog subfamily C member 5-like isoform X1 codes for the protein METDPLLQNYSTTGDSLYETLGLQKQATTDEIKKTYRKLALKYHPDKNPNNPEAAEKFKEINHAHGILSDATKRNIYDNYGSLGLYIAEQFGEENVNTYFLVNSGWCKALFLFCGLITGCYLCCCFCCCFNFCCGKCKPRPPDETGDYHNLNPDQAEGVHTVQPGTSRKKEDLSDDEEGKAAGEPPVTSQPPPSTNPFRTPGAGEPSSGGAPQPVFAMPPPQPSPNPTNPFAMGAGATENTSLNASSQPTYYTPGMSQNASPSHGQY
- the LOC125038367 gene encoding dnaJ homolog subfamily C member 5-like isoform X2 produces the protein MDDRKHSTTGDSLYETLGLQKQATTDEIKKTYRKLALKYHPDKNPNNPEAAEKFKEINHAHGILSDATKRNIYDNYGSLGLYIAEQFGEENVNTYFLVNSGWCKALFLFCGLITGCYLCCCFCCCFNFCCGKCKPRPPDETGDYHNLNPDQAEGVHTVQPGTSRKKEDLSDDEEGKAAGEPPVTSQPPPSTNPFRTPGAGEPSSGGAPQPVFAMPPPQPSPNPTNPFAMGAGATENTSLNASSQPTYYTPGMSQNASPSHGQY
- the LOC125038367 gene encoding dnaJ homolog subfamily C member 5-like isoform X6, with translation METDPLLQNYSTTGDSLYETLGLQKQATTDEIKKTYRKLALKYHPDKNPNNPEAAEKFKEINHAHGILSDATKRNIYDNYGSLGLYIAEQFGEENVNTYFLVNSGWCKALFLFCGLITGCYLCCCFCCCFNFCCGKCKPRPPDETGDYHNLNEDLSDDEEGKAAGEPPVTSQPPPSTNPFRTPGAGEPSSGGAPQPVFAMPPPQPSPNPTNPFAMGAGATENTSLNASSQPTYYTPGMSQNASPSHGQY
- the LOC125038367 gene encoding dnaJ homolog subfamily C member 5-like isoform X5, translated to METDPLLQNYSTTGDSLYETLGLQKQATTDEIKKTYRKLALKYHPDKNPNNPEAAEKFKEINHAHGILSDATKRNIYDNYGSLGLYIAEQFGEENVNTYFLVNSGWCKALFLFCGLITGCYLCCCFCCCFNFCCGKCKPRPPDETGDYHNLNPDQAEGVHTVQPGTSRKKEDLSDDEEGKAAGEPPVTSQPPPSTNPFRTPGAGEPSSGGAPQPVFAMPPPQPSPNPTNPFAMGAGATENTSLNASSQPTYYTPD
- the LOC125038367 gene encoding dnaJ homolog subfamily C member 5-like isoform X4 — protein: METDPLLQNYSTTGDSLYETLGLQKQATTDEIKKTYRKLALKYHPDKNPNNPEAAEKFKEINHAHGILSDATKRNIYDNYGSLGLYIAEQFGEENVNTYFLVNSGWCKALFLFCGLITGCYLCCCFCCCFNFCCGKCKPRPPDETGDYHNLNPDQAEGVHTVQPGTSRKKEDLSDDEEGKAAGEPPVTSQPPPSTNPFRTPGAGEPSSGGAPQPVFAMPPPQPSPNPTNPFAMGAGATENTSLNASSQPTYYTPVAEE